In Mytilus edulis chromosome 13, xbMytEdul2.2, whole genome shotgun sequence, a single window of DNA contains:
- the LOC139501014 gene encoding microfibril-associated glycoprotein 4-like yields MTKLIVAVFMLSVTTINCGQDCLSCTGIETAGDCDRRETCNNDEVCFKQKYSTTSGKVLFDFGCSKSQLCSKSLGTIFGRREEGHHIICEACCNNTRYCNGELRCDPVIKQNYTHLPRECSEILPSNLTSGIYNIYPFNSHIAVPVFCDMTTENKSWTVIQRRYNGSVDFFRDWMTYKEGFGSVDGEYWLGNDIIHRITSSGNHELRIDLSDFEGNDRYAKYSSFLVGDEWSQYQLHVSNYSGDSGNFLMHPKYNHNGMPFSTYDHDADDSPLNCALQYKGGWWYNHCLIANLNGRYLSGHHNSFADGIDVIIWHGTHYSLKTVTMMITKINL; encoded by the exons GCTGATCGTTGCTGTGTTTATGTTGTCGGTGACAACAATTA ATTGTGGTCAGGATTGTCTTTCGTGCACTGGCATTGAAACTGCTGGAGATTGTGATAGACGTGAAACTTGCAATAATGATGAG GTTTGTTTCAAGCAAAAATACTCTACAACTTCTGGCAAAGTTCTATTTGATTTTGGTTGTTCTAAGTCACAG ctttGCAGCAAATCATTGGGAACTATATTTGGGAGAAGAGAAGAAGGACATCACATCATATGTGAAGCATGTTGTAACAATACAAGGTATTGCAATGGAGAACTTCGATGTGACCCGGTTATAAAACAAAACT ACACCCATCTACCAAGAGAATGTTCAGAAATATTACCATCAAATTTGACAAGTggaatttacaatatatatccATTCAATTCGCATATAGCTGTTCCAGTATTCTGTGATATGACCACTGAAAATAAAAGTTGGACG GTAATACAAAGAAGATACAACGGTTCTGTTGACTTCTTCAGAGATTGGATGACTTATAAAGAGGGTTTTGGTTCTGTTGATGGCGAATATTGGTTGG GAAATGATATAATCCATCGTATAACATCAAGTGGTAACCATGAACTTAGAATCGATTTATCAGACTTCGAGGGCAATGATCGATATGCAAAGTATTCGAGTTTTCTCGTTGGTGATGAGTGGAGTCAATACCAGTTACATGTATCAAACTATTCAGGGGATTCAG GAAACTTTCTCATGCACCCAAAGTACAACCATAACGGAATGCCATTTTCTACTTATGATCACGATGCTGATGACTCTCCCCTTAATTGTGCATTGCAATACAAAGGAGGTTGGTGGTATAACCATTGCCTGATTGCTAATTTGAATGGAAGATACCTATCGGGTCATCATAATTCTTTTGCTGATGGTATTGACGTCATAATATGGCACGGAACTCATTATTCGCTAAAGACGGTTACTATGATGATAACCAAAATAAATCTgtag